One Thunnus thynnus chromosome 18, fThuThy2.1, whole genome shotgun sequence genomic region harbors:
- the LOC137169406 gene encoding uncharacterized protein has translation MATEGGEDVQQAEKVGLKRKLTGPPRLLLLGKTRTRSVKGGRPETRNKANRTDTDGDGSSPKHDEPAEAPVTEEEVSCGDTAESHRGRCEVTGEGADITNRKVNRRRWWRRFSPAVVCFTRQTKGEKRDQAPQENDAALLNDTNTEENTKHVKEKKTTFRRFLTSQKRDEKPSLSFKKKLRMFLSRRRRSRSSLGNMEDVKASEEAPRSSVARGDDPADLHGVVTDRSPEVVTITAEMNVQLSEETTSPDESPTEERRVGDVEEATDAADESETEVAAKTNEVPVDDLNELDEVFCDAAGVPSDVDDHHLSSEEETSEQPTTNGPAAVLLNSSVRIELVPPDDITEEEEEEEEEECREGNQNHHHLLLLLGFHRSERQLLQTARSVVRAAMNAAVDQLSREQLSGVHREPQGCRDHA, from the coding sequence ATGGCGACAGAAGGAGGCGAAGACGTCCAGCAAGCGGAGAAAGTCGGTTTGAAGAGGAAGCTGACGGGTCCTccgaggctgctgctgctggggaaAACCAGGACCAGGAGTGTGAAGGGGGGGCGGCCCGAGACCCGGAACAAAGCGAACAGGACGGATACGGACGGAGACGGATCCTCGCCGAAACACGACGAACCAGCGGAAGCTCCCGTCACGGAGGAAGAGGTTTCATGTGGCGATACGGCAGAGAGCCACAGGGGGCGCTGTGAGGTCACAGGTGAGGGCGCTGACATCACAAACAGGAAGGTGAACAGACGCAGATGGTGGAGACGATTCTCTCCGGCCGTCGTTTGTTTCACGAGGCAAACGAAGGGCGAGAAACGTGACCAGGCGCCGCAGGAGAACGACGCCGCGCTGCTGAACGACACGaacacagaggaaaacactAAACACGTTAAAGAGAAGAAGACGACGTTCAGAAGGTTCCTGACGTCGCAGAAGCGAGATGAGAAACCTTCACTGAGCTTCAAGAAAAAACTGCGAATGTTTCTGAGCAGACGAAGGAGGAGCCGATCGTCTCTGGGAAACATGGAGGACGTGAAGGCGAGCGAGGAGGCGCCGCGGTCCTCCGTCGCTCGGGGAGACGACCCCGCCGACCTCCACGGCGTCGTGACCGATCGGAGTCCAGAGGTGGTGACGATCACCGCCGAGATGAACGTCCAGCTGTCCGAGGAGACGACGAGTCCGGACGAGTCGCCGACAGAAGAGAGACGAGTCGGTGACGTCGAGGAGGCGACAGACGCCGCCGACGAATCAGAGACCGAAGTCGCAGCGAAGACAAACGAGGTTCCTGTCGATGATTTAAACGAGCTCGACGAGGTTTTCTGTGACGCCGCCGGAGTTCCGTCAGACGTCGACGACCATCATCTCTCATCTGAGGAGGAAACCAGCGAGCAGCCGACGACCAATGGACCCGCCGCCGTCCTCCTGAACAGCAGCGTCCGGATCGAGCTGGTTCCTCCAGATGACATcacggaggaggaagaggaagaggaagaggaggagtgtCGGGAGGGGAACCAgaaccaccaccacctcctcctcctcctcggcttCCACCGCAGCGAGCGGCAGCTGCTCCAGACGGCTCGCTCCGTAGTCCGAGCCGCCATGAACGCCGCCGTGGATCAGCTGAGCAGAGAACAGCTGAGCGGCGTCCACAGAGAGCCGCAGGGCTGCCGGGATCACGCCTGA